The Brassica napus cultivar Da-Ae chromosome C7, Da-Ae, whole genome shotgun sequence genomic interval GGAAACGTTGATGCGTATACGATTGGGAGACACATGCATCAGCTGAAGCACCTGGAACTTCGAAACTCCACATTGACTGATAAAGCTTTTGCTCATCTTTGTAAACGATGTTCGAATCTTGAGTACTTGGACTTGGTCGGGAGTAGGTATCTGACCAGCGTTGGTGTTGCTAATGGTACCTCGAGCTTGAAGAATCTGAAGGAGATCAAGAAACCAGATTTTGCAGCCACTCTGTTCTACTAGTTGAACAcatagttttgttattttgttggcTGAGTTTAAGCATTTTGGTTTTCTATTCCTTTTTTTCATGACATATACTCTCTTTGcttaaaaataatcatatcCTCTTAGTCCAccagtaaaaaaaaatcgagactAATGAGATTCTTTAGGAACAATGCCACCAACATGTATACTTTGTGTCAGCCCAACTGCTTATTTGTGTAACCAAACTAATTTATTTCTATGATACTTAAATTAATAGATGGTTCCAAGTTTTTAAGATTTTTCTCATCATATCCTTTCTTATCATGAAAAAAGTTTCATGGTTTTATAAAgaagcaattttttttgtaaaagaattTCTTACAAGACGGCAGAATCACCAAAACTAATAGAGTAATAGTTCATCTTTGTTTCCTAACGATATGAGTTAGGACAAGAACATTAAGCTATGCATGAAGTTTCTGAATACAAATCACGAAGTTTTCAACATATAAAGCTTTACAAACCTGCAGGGTGTTTGGATGGAACCTGAAATTCTCGATATCATCTTTGGGTGTAACGCCGTGAACGCAGACAGTGTATCACATTACTTGAATAATTTATAGTTGCTTTGGTTCCGAAAGGAGGCTTATTGGATCATTTATCTATAACATTAATTGGTAGAACATTAGCATAAACattatattctatattattCAATCAACATTTGTTAGAAAATCAAaagtaatttttagaaaattatgtttgtatcgaaaaatgttattataaaaacaattttacaattaatatatatattttttaaaataatatttcacatttaaattaaaatttaattacacaaattaaattatatttttaatgttaaatattatttataaaaatatttattttaattgtaaaatttatttttaaaataacatttttgatataaacaaatttgttaatactattacataaaataaattaattatatatctttcttaattttatatattaatatatatattagaaatatattccaaagaaataaatatattatatattatgtactaatataataattttaaataacatgTTCATACTGTTCTaccaaatattcttttaaatatagtttaattaaaacatacaATTTTCGCAGCTTACTGTTTATATAGCATACTGCTATTGCTTTATCATCCCTTCTACCAATTAAAGCCTATGTAAACCGAAATATCCCTCAAAACTGTGGAAGATTCTTGAAGAGGCGCAATGGGAACTTGAAAAACAGGCCTAGGAGGGACTTCAAGAGCATCCAAACTTCCTTCCATCATCTCTACAACTCTTTTCATGCATGGTCTATTCGATGGATAAGATTGGATACACCACAGAGCCACCAAGATCATCTTCTTcgtgatttcttcttcttctttggttaGGTCATCATCCCCATAAAGCCTACTCTGTTGTTCATTTTCAAGATCATTATAAATCCAATCTGGGAAATAAATCGAGCTAGTGTTTGAGGTAGGGTTTTCGACAGTGTCTTTGTTTGTTGCACCAATCATCTCAAGTACCAGCATTCCATAGCTATAGACATCTGACTTGTGAGACACACCACCATAAACTCTGGAGATCATCTCTGGCGCAATGTACCCTATCGTGCCTCTTGTGTCCAACAGTGACATGATGCTCTCTTTTTTCTCGCAGAGCTTAGCGAGGCCAAAGTCAGAAACTTTGGGGCAAAGATTGCAATCCAACAACACGTTCTGCGGTTTAATGTCGAAATGCACAATCTTTGTTTTGCAGCCGTAGTGCAAGTACTCAAGACCACGAGCAACTCCTAGTAAAATATCGTAAAGCGTTCTTCTCCATTCAGCAATTGATGAGGCCGCGTTTGTGGATATAAATTGATCCAAAGACCCATTCTCTAGAAATTCATAAACAATCATTCTTTTTGATCCTTCATAGCAGAATCCAACCAAAGAAACAATGTTGACATGAGATGTTTGGCTCATACTGGCGACTTCGTTGATGAAATCTTCACCATTGCTCTTTGAGTCCTTCAAAACCTTCACCGCGACCTTAcggccatcaggaaggtttccTTTGTAAACAGTTCCAAATCCTCCTTTCCCAACTACACAAGCAAATGAGTTTGTAAACCTCTTCACTTCATTGTAGTGATAATGCTTCAGCAGGGTAAGAGCCTTGAGGGTTTTTCTTCTCTGAGCATTTGATGTTTTCCTCTTTCTGATAAAAAATGCTACGACCCCCAACACCACAAGAATACTTAGGCCATGATTATCCCTAAGAAACCGAATGGGTttcttagtttaaaaaaaaaaaaaaaaattaaaaagcaaaccaatcgcgggccgccacgtgtcagtggggcccgcgaaaagtgtaagaaactcactaagatcggttcttaattagtagtttttgtaaccgATCCTTAAGGATTTTGTGGGGACCCACGCACTAAGAAACCCACTAAGGACCCcagataatcatgctcttactGTCAGACTCGCagctaaggaaaaaaaaaacaagattctATTAGGGCATTTTATTTCTAAAGTATTTGAAATCAACAGTTTAATTCTTCATGTATTCAATTGACAAATTAAATACTCAAgtattatatgcatatatttatttaccaaCTAATCATTGACTACGtaaaatcccctatatattaattgagaagcatttgaaaaattagaaccttaattttatattaattaaaaaaaaccccaaatcctaggtggcactctaaatgccttttaaattttatttcaaagaattctagagcatctaatataaagtatagtttaatctaatggtgtcacattatttcataattatataacactagagaacattatattaacctaaaatataataagtgtgtattctttccttaaataaaatctacggaattacctaatatgatttacatatatatgacaattaatgattatgaataataaagatttgataacaatttttgcatccttcttcatttttgtttaaatttatattattaaaaaaaattaaacaattacattaaccatataattaaaaaattagattttttttatatgttatattttgaattttttaaaatgcctttaaaattacaaaaatgaggaaaccttatatgttatatttttttaaaacgactttagaatacaaaaatgaggacatcttatatggtatattttttttatatgttagaatttttttatatgttatattttgatttatttttaaaacgactttaaattacaaaaatgtaagttttccttaagtatacgactaaaaacattaaaatgacatgtatcaattcgatggttgatttgaaagctttgaaaaccatatggaagataaaagtcaaaataatttaactgtagaaacaatactattcacttttttcaagaatgtttcgatggaaaaaataaggtttttatgtcataatttgtttaatgtccactagagaacattatattaacctaaaatataagaagtgtgtattctttccttaaataaaatctacaaaattacctaataagatttacatatatatgacaattaatgattatgaataataaagatttgataacaatttttgcatcattcttcatttttgtttaattttatattattaaaaaaataaacaatcacattaaccctataattaaaaattaaattttttcttataagttatattttgaattttttaaaacgactttaaaatacaaaaatgaggaaaccttatatgttatatatttttttttaaaacgactttaaattacaaaaataaggaaaccttatatgttatattttttcttatatgtttgattttttcttatatgttatattttgaattttttaaaacgactttaaattataaaaatgtaagtttttcttaagtatacgactaaaaacatttaaatgacatgtatcagttttgtgttaaaaaaaagaagacatgtATCAGTTTGagggttgatttgaaagctttcaaaatcatatataagataaaagtcaaaataatttaactgtgaaaacaatactgttcactttttcaagaatgtgttcgaagaaaaaaataaggtttttatgtcataatttgtttaatgtacactagagaacattatattaacctaaaatataagaagtgtgtattctttcacaaaataaaaattacgaaattacctaatatgatttacatatatatgataattaatgattataaataataaagatttgataacaatttttgcatccttctttattttgtttaattttatattattaaaaaaaataaacaatcacattaaccatataataaaaaaattagattttttcttatatgttatattttgaattttttaaaatgactttaaattacaaaaatgaggaaaccttatatgttatatatattttttaaaacgactttaaaatacaaaaatgaggacaccttatatgttatatttttcttatatgttatattttttcttatatgttatattttgaattttttaaaacgactttaaattacaaaaatgtaagttttccgtaagtatacgactaaaaacattaaaatgacatgtatcaattcgatggttgatttgaaagctttcaaaaccatatggaagataaaagtcaaaataattcaaatgtgaaaacaatactgttcactttttttcaAGAACGTGTTCTAtggaaaaataaagtttttatgtcataatttgtttaatgtcaatccgatcaacccatgatgtattaattatagttttgttccattatttttaataaaaattgatccgatccatcggaaagaaattatataataacaacaaaaaatattttatatatataaataaaatgatcaaatatataaaagaaactatcgaaatatatacaaataaattcaccctgcgcaaggcgcatgtcttatcctagttatgATTATAATatagaagttaaaaaaattgatagaaaACTGTTATTTTTCTGTTCATCAATTAATAGTTGACTATTTTATTCTTAATTTCACGCAGTTAACTATTAGTTGGAAAATAATTATGCGAGAGAAATACTTAAGTATTAAAACTACCGATTTCAAATACTTCGGGAATGAAATGCCTATTTTCCCATtctattagttattttttttatcaaagaaatCTAAAGATTTTGTGGTTAGGTATCTAACCTATGAGAATCTTTGTGACTGTGGATTGACGATCTGAAAAACGTTTAAGAAAGTATACCTTGTGAGTATGGAATCAAACTAAAATCTGAGATAAGTTGAGGGAATCTCAAATGATATTGAAACCTTTATTCTTGAGCTGTTGCCAAAGAGGAAGTTCCTATAAAACTAGACTGTCTGCAGTTAAACCATCTCGACAGCTTCTGAAACTCCAACCCATCAAATAATGAGCACTCGACCTATCTTTTCCTGTGGCTGCGGTGAATCCAACATACATTTCTTCTTGCACGATCTCCGACAGTTTTGGAACAACATGGGAGATGAATGGGGTTGATGGGGCAATTGGAAGTTTGGCAAAGGAAACGATCAAACTCAGCACTTGGTTTTGTCCGTTGTAATCCAAACGGATTATGATTGGTTCGAGCTGGAAACCTTCCTCTTTTACTTCATCTTCAGTTGTATAAGCTACCGGGACCTGGACATCCGAGGTGACACTGTTAAAATTCAAACCGATGTGATTGCCTGTTGTTGCATGAGTACCGTCCAGTCCTTAAACCCTTGTATAGTATCGAACTCGACTGCGAAAACGTGGTTCGTTGGATTCCCGTCGTTGGTCTCGTTGAGAAGTCCAAAGTATTGGCCAGAGTCGGCGCCTGGACGGTTTGGGGTGGGAGATAGTGTGAAGGTGAAGCCGAAACTACCTCCGTTTGCTAGAGCTGGAAGGGACTAAAGTGAAGACGAAAGAAGTGCTAAACGAACAAACTTTTGAGTGATTGAGGTTGCTGCTATGGTCAAGCAGCCTCACCGGTTTGCGGTAGAACGCTGTTCCAGTGACGCTTAAGTTTCCATCGGTGAGTCTCAGTAGTCCATCGGGTTTGATGGCAGCTGCTCCTTCTGTTTGAATCTCCGAGTTGTTGTTTTCCCTAAAACCTTTGAAAATGAACTctgttggtggtggtggtggtggtgtctCCCACTCTCCACTCTGAGCTTGAACAGAGAAGATTAAAAACTGGAAGAGTACGAGCAAAAATGAGACCATGAGTGTAGACATAGGAAAGCAAGAACAGAGAGAACGGGTTAGAagtaaaagaatatataattggGAGTTTGGTTTATCCTTGGTGATTCGATGATCATGCAATGCAAGTCGTAAGAGCAAGAAGGGATTTTCAAAGTTTTGACTTTTGAACAAGAAAAGTCTTATCTTCCTTTTCAACGCTTTGGTCACAAATCACAATCACACGCACATATTATTTCAAAACGACTAAACACAACTTCTATTTCAGCTAGACGCTTTCAAGTTTCAAGTTCAACACACGAGAACCACCTTTAACCGAACCCTGCTTTCTGGTTCAACTTAATATCACTAAACCGGTATttgaaatttagggttttgacTGGTGACCATTTCAGGAACAAATGgaataattttgattatttcttCTCAAAAATAATGAAGAATAATTTTGGTTTgttattctttaaacaaaaaatgatagggaatagaaagaaaaattaattctttatgaatagtatatttttatggGAACCATAAGAAATTGCTATATTTAGAGGAAAAATATAGCAATACGTTAGAGAACTTCgttctaaaatttatatttttgaggaaaaatataaacatactaggtgtcttcctgcactatgtgcagtaaaaaaatttaaattattttttaacagataaatataaattatattttaaaataaaattttattaatattgtaaaattttttttcgtatcaatattttaatacaaatttgatttaattaaaaataaaaattatatttaagaatatgcatgtatatatttgaaattataatcttagatagatttttctatctatttattttatttaaatatattaaataaatttttaaaagttgcataattaccaaaaattaaaattaaacaatatttataaaatttgtagatattctaaaaaaattgtatacatttttgaaaattttagtaataaaattgcataatttaaaaatatataattaaattatatttcgaaatttataatgccatatttgaatatatttattttaatgatgatttatgagttatttccatattctaaaaaaatttccaaaaatataaattaacattaaatgtaatatatgagttattaccatattttaaaaagtttaccaaaaatataaattaacattaaatgcaattgtccatgtttataagacatgtcatcaattttagtagtcatgtcatatttgttttg includes:
- the LOC106444757 gene encoding LEAF RUST 10 DISEASE-RESISTANCE LOCUS RECEPTOR-LIKE PROTEIN KINASE-like 2.5, translated to MSQTSHVNIVSLVGFCYEGSKRMIVYEFLENGSLDQFISTNAASSIAEWRRTLYDILLGVARGLEYLHYGCKTKIVHFDIKPQNVLLDCNLCPKVSDFGLAKLCEKKESIMSLLDTRGTIGYIAPEMISRVYGGVSHKSDVYSYGMLVLEMIGATNKDTVENPTSNTSSIYFPDWIYNDLENEQQSRLYGDDDLTKEEEEITKKMILVALWCIQSYPSNRPCMKRVVEMMEGSLDALEVPPRPVFQVPIAPLQESSTVLRDISVYIGFNW
- the LOC106408538 gene encoding lectin-domain containing receptor kinase VI.3-like, producing MVSFLLVLFQFLIFSVQAQSGEWETPPPPPPTEFIFKGFRENNNSEIQTEGAAAIKPDGLLRLTDGNLSVTGTAFYRKPSLPALANGGSFGFTFTLSPTPNRPGADSGQYFGLLNETNDGNPTNHVFAVEFDTIQGFKDWTVPVAYTTEDEVKEEGFQLEPIIIRLDYNGQNQVLSLIVSFAKLPIAPSTPFISHVVPKLSEIVQEEMYVGFTAATGKDRSSAHYLMGWSFRSCRDGLTADSLVL